One segment of Babesia bigemina genome assembly Bbig001, chromosome : II DNA contains the following:
- a CDS encoding pentatricopeptide repeat domain containing protein, putative yields the protein MAREVFDSRGFSSARSGRSLFGEEKPRPFGRPARSEATEDLSTADDLIFTRLKTIFRGPVSCVDRDLNFENAFSRSLSDPEDPLVRGLYAGDMSGTCNTSLTSFDMSSCGVMAGVDSVSKLGFGESVMCLDSLAQALAADSASYADKEKAATQTETPLTHLASIETVATQDVLTPLGAGSVELGCDFADRVGKLLGRCMDGDEMAQKELATLCANEFNLPDAVLSPASVSALLRFCMLKGQLYFAGQLLQVAWHSRLYLAPSDQSQVLLSLCSSEAVGLLRSLLAKLPLDVPESEEVMSLFVKGVIKASRDSTSEALSNFASVLVDCGPDALGERAIRLVELFFREVDDASYSMDIVGTVQRICALDVFNEVSTACRFQACRLLCCGQPSEKADGCIKSILEGEGANVSFMEYVVKHETASYVTVVSRLIAMNAIGALDFLCALSLGHHLSQSGATVLKICLAAQQNLRSIVPEELCMPEFGDFEFLSCVGVNSFIQQIGPNIPSTMLGVCTAVSGIGKEVFTPLVETCLLVTDHAAAESVIRYMNEYYGHIPSTLVVSCLKIHLLRGNFRYVLERLVKKDRLGSIFRDRMNRTVCAGVAEFGLRVAISVLNFDIGFEFLRHCDTMDRISEELSELLQLLPPHLHSRSKVDEFVTLCERLNLDENAFSVALDCCLRLKNSKRLLRLINKFRRMGLQPQLQTCGVIIKSLACCGRIAECREIWQEMTANGSHEPNEVTYGIMLDAYVSNNRMDEAMALLHEMKHRGNVRPNTIMYTTLIKGFGQNRQLSRAMSIYDMMVSEGVARNTVTYNSIIDACARVGDMKSAAALLEEMMMNQIEPDLITFSTIIKGYCVQCNMDQSFQLLSIMYERGIKPDGILYNSLLEGCVKSGRLWLCEKLWEQMRLHGIAPSNFTLTILIKMYGRSGQLDKVFDLVGRLPVEYGFTINAHVYTCLMSACITNGRYSTALDIYRCVKDGSIKPDAKTYETLIQGVIRGNLYAEAADLLRDMYHLDGSMSEIGSDLAVLQKINTRVLENLFHKLQHVRLDEDVASTYRALSRRLQSMGVNVHFH from the coding sequence ATGGCAAGGGAAGTGTTTGATTCACGTGGGTTCTCCTCCGCTCGCAGCGGCAGGTCCTTGTTTGGCGAGGAGAAGCCTCGCCCATTCGGCAGGCCCGCGAGGTCTGAAGCTACTGAGGATCTGAGCACCGCGGACGACCTCATCTTCACGCGCTTGAAGACGATCTTCCGCGGCCCGGTTTCGTGCGTGGACAGGGATTTAAATTTTGAGAATGCATTCAGCAGGTCGCTGTCGGACCCGGAGGACCCCCTCGTGAGGGGTCTGTACGCCGGGGACATGTCCGGCACCTGCAACACATCGCTCACGAGCTTCGACATGAGCTCGTGTGGAGTCATGGCCGGCGTTGACTCCGTCAGCAAGCTCGGCTTCGGCGAGAGCGTGATGTGCCTGGACTCACTGGCGCAGGCACTGGCGGCCGACTCCGCCTCGTACGCCGACAAGGAGAAGGCGGCGACGCAGACGGAGACTCCGCTGACCCATCTGGCGTCCATCGAGACCGTTGCGACCCAGGATGTGCTGACGCCGCTGGGCGCCGGGTCCGTGGAGCTCGGCTGCGACTTCGCCGACCGCGTGGGTAAGCTGCTGGGCCGCTGCATGGACGGCGACGAGATGGCGCAGAAGGAGCTGGCCACGCTCTGCGCTAATGAATTCAACTTGCCGGACGCCGTTCTGTCGCCCGCCTCCGTGTCGGCGCTGCTCAGGTTCTGCATGCTCAAAGGTCAGCTGTATTTCGCcgggcagctgctgcaggtggcGTGGCACTCGCGTCTGTACCTGGCTCCGAGCGACCAGTCGCAGGTGCTGCTGTCTCTGTGCTCGTCCGAGGCCGTCGgtctgctgcgcagcctgcttgccaagctcccgcTCGACGTCCCGGAGAGCGAGGAGGTCATGTCGTTGTTTGTGAAGGGCGTGATAAAGGCGTCGAGGGACTCCACGTCGGAGGCCCTGTCCAACTTCGCTTCGGTACTCGTTGACTGCGGTCCCGACGCCTTGGGGGAGCGCGCGATCCGTCTGGTCGAGTTGTTCTTCAGGGAGGTAGACGATGCGTCGTACTCGATGGATATCGTCGGGACCGTGCAGCGGATATGTGCCCTGGATGTGTTCAATGAAGTGTCCACCGCGTGCAGATTCCAGGCCTGCAGGCTGCTGTGCTGCGGGCAGCCCAGCGAGAAGGCTGACGGCTGCATCAAGTCGATTTTGGAGGGCGAGGGCGCGAACGTGTCGTTCATGGAATACGTGGTCAAGCACGAGACCGCGTCGTACGTCACTGTGGTTAGCCGTCTCATCGCCATGAACGCCATCGGCGCTCTTGATTTCCTGTGTGCGCTGTCGTTGGGTCACCACCTGTCGCAGTCGGGCGCCACCGTGCTGAAGATCTGcctggcggcgcagcagaaCCTGCGGAGCATAGTGCCGGAGGAGCTGTGCATGCCTGAATTCGGCGACTTCGAGTTCCTGTCGTGCGTCGGCGTGAACTCGTTCATCCAGCAGATTGGCCCGAACATCCCCTCGACCATGCTGGGCGTCTGCACGGCGGTGTCTGGCATCGGTAAGGAGGTGTTCACCCCCTTGGTGGAGACGTGCCTGCTGGTTACTGACCACGCCGCTGCGGAGTCGGTGATCAGGTACATGAACGAGTACTACGGCCACATCCCGTCGACGCTGGTGGTGAGCTGCTTGAAGATCCACCTGCTGCGCGGCAACTTCCGTTACGTGCTGGAGAGGCTGGTGAAGAAGGACAGGCTCggcagcatcttccgcGACCGCATGAACCGCACCGTGTGCGCCGGCGTGGCCGAATTCGGGCTGCGCGTGGCGATCTCCGTGCTGAACTTCGATATCGGCTTCGAGTTCCTGAGGCACTGCGACACCATGGACCGCATCAGCGAGGAGCTGtccgagctgctgcagctgctgccgccgcaTCTGCACTCGCGCAGCAAGGTTGACGAGTTCGTGACCCTGTGCGAGAGGCTGAACCTCGACGAGAATGCGTTTTCCGTGGCGCTGGACTGCTGCCTGAGGCTGAAGAACTCCAAGCGTCTGCTGAGGCTGATCAACAAGTTCCGGCGCATGGGCctgcagccgcagctgcagacgTGCGGCGTGATCATAAAGTCGCTGGCGTGCTGCGGGAGGATCGCCGAGTGCCGGGAGATCTGGCAGGAGATGACCGCCAACGGGTCGCACGAGCCGAACGAGGTGACGTACGGCATCATGCTGGACGCGTACGTGAGCAACAACCGCATGGACGAGGcgatggcgctgctgcatgaGATGAAGCACCGGGGCAACGTGCGGCCGAACACGATCATGTACACGACGCTCATCAAGGGTTTCGGCCAGAACCGCCAGCTGAGCAGGGCGATGAGCATCTACGACATGATGGTGTCAGAGGGTGTTGCGCGCAACACCGTGACGTACAACTCGATCATCGACGCGTGCGCTCGCGTGGGCGACATGAAGTCCGCCGCTGCCTTGCTGGAggagatgatgatgaacCAGATCGAGCCCGACCTGATAACCTTCTCCACCATCATCAAGGGCTACTGCGTGCAGTGCAACATGGACCAGTCGTTCCAGCTGCTGAGCATCATGTACGAGCGCGGTATAAAGCCGGACGGCATCCTGTACAACAGCCTGCTGGAGGGGTGCGTGAAGAGCGGGCGCCTGTGGCTCTGTGAGAAGTTGTGGGAGCAGATGCGCCTGCACGGCATAGCGCCCTCGAACTTCACGCTGACCATCCTCATCAAGATGTACGGTCGCAGCGGCCAGCTGGACAAGGTGTTCGACCTGGTCGGCCGCCTCCCCGTCGAGTACGGGTTCACCATCAACGCGCACGTGTACACGTGCCTGATGAGCGCGTGCATCACCAACGGGCGGTACTCGACTGCCCTCGACATCTACCGCTGCGTGAAGGACGGCAGCATCAAGCCCGACGCGAAGACGTACGAGACCCTGATCCAGGGCGTCATCCGGGGTAACCTGTACGCCGAGGCGGCTGACCTTCTGCGCGACATGTACCACCTCGACGGCAGCATGTCGGAGATCGGCTCCGACCTCGCGGTGCTGCAGAAGATCAACACGCGCGTTTTGGAGAACCTGTTCCACAAGCTGCAGCACGTCCGGCTCGACGAAGACGTGGCCAGCACCTACCGAGCGCTGAGCCGGCGGTTGCAGTCTATGGGAGTGAACGTGCACTTCCATTAG
- a CDS encoding THEOREDOXIN domain containing protein,putative, producing MDITADRVPVVTESSPRTVAKTTGSGVDRERGAHADTGVAGADSNNAPAAADRRFAAADISTVNGEIERLPVCDGSQEEGSTATGLTEQSSVHGSPEYDFIAEGFFTPSSEVDSGRYYRGLYTPGAGYIGASVDGDEQSTGDAPVSFRTPECRSPAAFDQLFAAGVSLRVPSPQSERSTPGVYSPQSSANVLPEAAQILLELEKKSLQQEEGLPLAPERSNSFDTVVVDHDDDSVADDHQPFGETTGNTPDRRTRRFFRRAPTKADIEADKAIVRKWFEKTANLRTITVTAGSRHVKTSQDQRWSSACKPETKEVYSYLDSSTREFDNNGCSSGHSSDCEPPNQGSVANREAVKGPSRARHNNASRTEGLQPLSRNTIIVSVLPPRQVFPKKAARATPPAPKVALPERHSLPPRLTRKPLIYPRRRRRRTMDGNAHKDVVQGDDDQQKQGQQLDQQQGQEQYQQMGGQQYQQMDGQQYQQMDGQQYQQMDGQQYQQMDGQQYQQMDGQQDEQMQPEEGQEYATEQQQDAQQYEQTQPEEGQEYAAEQFAGVTSAVPRVSAASGEFMPMAEIILITTSLGGVKYQFFQSNLARHILDCKGVVYYVVDANRDFTTATSLKDHILFEKWNAEGILKTETIGQRTAVVIPQLIIDGVSIGNTTAMQDLEDDGDLDYIIARMLCPSCLAEKPQDAVQCPSCNTQYDMLVPPEYCDGVDIQRICQGTLVGVDNAEE from the coding sequence ATGGATATAACCGCCGATCGTGTACCCGTTGTGACAGAGTCTTCGCCGAGAACTGTCGCAAAAACCACAGGGTCGGGTGTCGACCGCGAGCGCGGAGCGCACGCCGACACCGGTGTTGCTGGTGCTGATTCCAACAACGCGCCAGCAGCCGCGGATCGGCGTTTCGCAGCTGCCGACATATCGACGGTCAATGGTGAAATTGAGCGCCTGCCGGTGTGCGACGGGTCTCAGGAGGAAGGCAGCACCGCGACAGGATTGACGGAGCAATCAAGTGTGCATGGGTCGCCAGAGTACGATTTTATAGCGGAAGGATTTTTCACACCGTCGTCGGAGGTTGACTCGGGGCGCTACTACCGCGGGTTATACACACCTGGTGCCGGGTACATCGGCGCGTCCGTCGACGGTGACGAACAATCAACCGGCGACGCTCCAGTGTCATTTCGCACACCGGAGTGCAGGTCCCCCGCAGCATTTGATCAGCTATTCGCCGCCGGCGTCTCGCTGAGAGTCCCATCCCCGCAGTCGGAGCGAAGCACTCCGGGAGTATATTCGCCGCAGTCATCGGCGAATGTTCTTCCCGAGGCTGCGCAAATACTGCTAGAGCTAGAGAAGAAGAGTTTGCAGCAAGAAGAGGGCCTGCCTCTCGCGCCGGAGCGATCCAACAGCTTTGACACGGTCGTCGTCGACCACGACGACGACAGTGTGGCAGACGACCACCAGCCGTTTGGCGAGACCACTGGCAACACGCCAGACAGGAGGACCAGGCGTTTCTTCAGGAGGGCGCCGACCAAAGCGGACATCGAGGCTGACAAGGCGATCGTGCGCAAGTGGTTTGAGAAAACAGCGAACCTGCGCACAATCACGGTCACAGCTGGATCTAGGCACGTCAAGACGTCGCAGGATCAACGCTGGAGTAGTGCATGCAAGCCGGAAACCAAAGAAGTTTATTCGTATTTGGACTCCAGCACTAGGGAGTTCGATAACAACGGGTGCTCATCGGGGCACTCCAGCGATTGTGAGCCTCCGAATCAGGGTTCTGTTGCCAACAGGGAGGCGGTGAAAGGGCCTTCGCGTGCACGGCATAACAACGCATCGCGCACGGAGGGGCTGCAGCCGCTATCCAGAAATACTATTATAGTGTCTGtgctgccgccgcggcAGGTGTTTCCGAAGAAGGCCGCACGTGCTACACCGCCAGCGCCCAAAGTAGCGCTTCCAGAGAGACACTCTCTGCCACCGCGGTTAACGAGAAAACCGCTAATATATCCCAGGCGACGGAGAAGGAGGACGATGGACGGCAACGCCCACAAGGACGTCGTCCAAGGCGACGATGACCAGCAGAAACAGGGTCAACAACTTGACCAACAGCAGGGTCAAGAGCAGTATCAACAGATGGGTGGACAACAGTATCAACAAATGGATGGACAACAGTATCAGCAAATGGATGGACAACAGTATCAACAAATGGATGGACAACAGTATCAACAAATGGATGGACAACAGTATCAACAAATGGATGGACAACAAGATGAGCAGATGCAGCCTGAAGAAGGGCAGGAATATGCGACTGAGCAGCAACAAGATGCTCAACAATACGAACAGACTCAGCCTGAAGAAGGGCAGGAATATGCGGCTGAGCAATTTGCCGGTGTCACTTCAGCGGTCCCTCGCGTCTCGGCGGCATCTGGCGAGTTCATGCCCATGGCCGAAATCATCCTGATTACCACCTCTCTCGGGGGCGTGAAATACCAGTTCTTCCAGTCTAACCTGGCACGCCACATTCTGGATTGCAAGGGCGTTGTGTACTACGTCGTGGACGCGAACCGCGATTTCACCACCGCAACGTCGCTGAAGGACCACATACTCTTCGAGAAATGGAACGCCGAGGGCATACTCAAGACCGAAACCATCGGACAGCGCACCGCTGTGGTCATCCCGCAGCTCATCATCGACGGAGTTTCCATCGGCAACACGACGGCCATGCAGGACCTGGAGGACGACGGAGACCTCGACTACATCATTGCGAGGATGTTGTGCCCCAGCTGCCTCGCGGAGAAGCCGCAGGACGCGGTGCAGTGCCCCAGCTGCAACACGCAGTACGACATGCTCGTGCCGCCGGAATACTGCGACGGCGTCGACATACAGCGCATATGCCAGGGGACGCTCGTCGGCGTCGACAATGCAGAAGAATAA
- a CDS encoding membrane protein, putative, translated as MALNPILAQDIHSKQLIPHCQNGEYLLMCRNSTSFTLSLQGRSMKGAGDTFLTTHRIVMVKKQDQKFHKDFSSISLPYSHVDEPRFRQPIFGSNYLEGSIRPDSVAPYPLASAGKFYLYFDGGCGNFLNGFFMYYARVRNNPAYRVDAHPMRDMPESRSAFVDPNDPTRVYYAQPEQAPVAPPASAVYATQSGTEPSAPPMAPAAAAAAAAAARAGQADNPTEAGNTAEGETPAEGAAPDPAEENRRLVRRGKTSAATSFSNVSIFGEKCEGSSHSGGDSAAAEVGFTSCAYRDACLHLPALTPFSTIAFYAALVCLPMLPLLGEEASVSEHAYLHGFTPDTLTYASRLFMIETMSSITEACQQGSARSNEQTKGLPPFSRWTAEAPADAPAVYTAIEELVRATIPRAEVAYNDFRYVFNNGLGVTGSSILLHLKCARCSSYGASLVVATIDTGSKSDFMLDQRGYITRPKGGDGEALGRCASSTHGVAAAIAALKNVAEFDNQQQDLMVLITERNLPYAAGTRQFLDDYFTRPDFKWNSGWLHNALALDLGYGRCGSYEVTYEGLDGAVPNPDVVISFLSTAKTAELDAEPADVLARIGRMSMNALPHLPHVAMLPRGISSFTLTCARRADHTDENNAEKLLRVLTPTIRMQNNLDTVLERKSNYYQMVSQDEYLTEASYLPIVPALLLGLTVELLYSGHTWNFHALMAGLAVFAFNACMGPLLSYLYLVKIGGLDFDTLDASNLNKVRGSLVVLLSSYAALLFLNVLALRSLPRRAFVGYVADRAVLVRNELLSKLGYHVPPSSPFARVCNKIVGPLRAFLEKLKAAIHSILPPFIRKAMETARKRGPSRLSLMLERWRARRQGSRSPSSSIEMVPTPEEKPVVADAEETVPDETVVETPTVQEVADEEESQSLLDSMGGTAIACPTNSALPTPNVVAGIGTLFFATVFLYSLMIFHWPLAVLLSLCLVPALRRVRVWNHTRRKCLADLFICTNYLVFISILSSTRRVLNSKQRELLDVAFNTGPLGVLAFVLRAVYRVYLLVRRINFARLVAILRGPFVSQKVLSLAQQHVLLGSGALPLIWFCAVPVVFHIGLIFILTRCNRQ; from the exons ATGGCGTTGAATCCGATACTCGCGCAGGATATACACTCGA AGCAGCTCATTCCGCACTGCCAGAACGGCGAATACCTGCTGATGTGTCGTAACAGCACGTCGTTCACCCTTTCGTTGCAGGGGCG CTCGATGAAGGGCGCGGGCGACACGTTCCTGACGACGCATCGCATCGTCATGGTGAAAAAGCAGGACCAGAAGTTCCACAAGGACTTCTCGAGCATATCGCTCCCGTACTCACACGTTGACGAGCCGCGATTCCGGCAGCCGATCTTCGGCAGCAATTACCTAGAGGGCAGCATACGACCG GACAGCGTGGCTCCGTACCCCTTGGCAAGTGCGGGGAAGTTCTATCTTTACTtcgacggcggctgcgggaACTTCTTGAACGGCTTCTTCATGTACTACGCCCGCGTGCGCAACAACCCCGCGTACAGGGTGGATGCGCACCCAATGAGGGACATGCCTGAGTCGCGCAGCGCATTCGTTGACCCGAACGACCCAACGCGCGTCTACTATGCCCAGCCGGAACAGGCTCCGGTTGCACCTCCGGCTTCCGCTGTATACGCTACGCAAAGCGGGACTGAGCCTTCAGCTCCACCTATGGCTCCggctgccgccgcggcagcagctgcagctgcccgTGCGGGGCAGGCGGATAATCCGACAGAGGCGGGAAACACAGCTGAAGGCGAAACACCGGCAGAAGGCGCAGCACCTGACCCTGCCGAGGAAAATAGAAGGCTCG TACGGCGTGGAAAGACGTCCGCGGCCACTTCGTTTTCCAATGTCAGTATTTTTGGTGAGAAATGTGAAGGTTCATCGCACTCTGGCGGCGATTCTGCCGCTGCTGAGGTGGGTTTTACGTCCTGTGCATATCGCGACGCTTGTCTCCACCTGCCTGCTCTGACTCCTTTCAGCACGATAGCCTTCTACGCCGCGCTCGTGTGCCTGCCGATGCTCCCGTTGCTTGGAGAGGAAGCCAGCGTCAGCGAGCACGCGTACCTACATGGATTCACCCCGGACACGCTGACCTATGCGAGCCGCCTGTTCATGATAGAAACGATGTCTTCGATTACGGAGGCGTGCCAGCAGGGCTCAGCAAGGTCAAACGAGCAGACCAAAGGTCTGCCGCCATTCTCCAGGTGGACTGCCGAGGCTCCGGCCGATGCCCCGGCAGTGTACACCGCCATCGAGGAGCTCGTGCGCGCAACGATTCCCAGGGCGGAGGTGGCCTACAACGACTTCAG GTATGTCTTCAACAACGGCCTCGGCGTCACCGGCAGCTCCATCCTGCTGCACCTCAAATGTGCGCGCTGCTCGTCGTACGGGGCCTCCCTTGTGGTGGCGACGATAGACACGGGCTCCAAGAGCGATTTCATGCTGGATCAACGCGGGTACATCACCCGGCCCAAAG GCGGGGACGGTGAAGCGCTAGGAAGGTGCGCGTCGTCGACACACGGAGTTGCGGCGGCAATAGCCGCGCTGAAAAACGTCGCCGAATTCGACAACCAGCAGCAGGACCTGATGGTGCTGATAACGGAACGTAACCTGCCGTACGCGGCGGGGACACGGCAGTTCCTGGACGACTACTTCACCCGCCCGGACTTCAAATGGAACAGCGGATGGCTGCACAACGCACTAGCCCTGGACCTGGGGTACGGCCGTTGCGGCAGCTACGAGGTGACTTATGAGGGCCTGGACGGCGCAGTGCCCAACCCGGATGTGGTGATATCGTTCCTCTCGACGGCCAAGACGGCCGAGTTGGATGCCGAGCCCGCCGACGTGTTGGCAAGGATAGGCCGCATGTCGATGAACGCGCTGCCGCATCTGCCGCACGTGGCGATGCTGCCGCGTGGCATCTCCTCTTTCACGCTTACATGCGCGAGGCGCGCGGACCACACTGACGAGAACAACGcggagaagctgctgaGAGTGCTCACGCCGACCATCCGGATGCAGAACAACCTGGACACGGTGCTCGAGCGCAAGTCAAACTACTACCAAATGGTCTCGCAGGACGAGTACCTTACGGAGGCCTCGTACCTGCCCATCGTaccggcgctgctgctcggGCTGACTGTGGAACTGCTCTACTCCGGCCACACCTGGAACTTCCACGCGTTGATGGCCGGCCTTGCCGTGTTCGCCTTCAATGCGTGTATGGGGCCGCTGCTGTCATATCTCTACCTCGTGAAGATCGGCGGCTTGGATTTCGACACTTTGGACGCCTCCAACCTGAACAAGGTGCGTGGCTCATTGGTCGTGCTGCTGTCGAGTTACGCGGCGCTGCTTTTCCTGAACGTTCTCGCGCTGAGGAGCTTGCCACGTCGCGCGTTCGTGGGCTACGTAGCCGACCGTGCGGTGTTGGTCCGAAACGAGCTGCTGTCGAAATTAGGCTACCACGTACCGCCAAGCAGCCCGTTTGCGCGTGTGTGCAATAAGATTGTCGGCCCTTTGCGCGCTTTCCTCGAAAAGCTGAAGGCGGCCATACACTCCATTCTCCCGCCGTTTATCAGGAAAGCCATGGAAACCGCGAGGAAGAGGGGCCCTTCGAGGCTCTCGCTAATGCTGGAGCGCTGGAGGGCGCGCCGCCAGGGTTCCCGTTCGCCAAGCTCATCGATCGAGATGGTGCCCACGCCGGAGGAGAAGCCCGTCGTTGCGGACGCCGAAGAGACCGTACCCGATGAGACCGTGGTCGAAACTCCGACTGTACAGGAGGTCGCTGACGAGGAAGAATCGCAAAGCCTTTTGGATTCGATGGGCGGCACGGCCATAGCGTGTCCGACCAACAGCGCCCTGCCGACGCCCAACGTGGTAGCCGGCATCGGCACGCTGTTCTTCGCCACCGTCTTTTTGTACAGCCTGATGATTTTCCACTGGCCGCTGGCGGTGCTGCTCTCCCTGTGCCTGGTGCCCGCGCTGCGCAGGGTGCGTGTCTGGAACCACACCCGCAGGAAGTGCTTGGCCGACCTCTTCATCTGCACAAACTACCTGGTCTTCATTTCGATACTCTCGTCGACAAGGAGGGTCCTGAACTCGAAGCAAagggagctgctcgacgtCGCCTTCAACACCGGGCCCCTGGGAGTGCTCGCCTTCGTGCTCCGCGCTGTCTACAGGGTGTACCTGCTTGTGCGGAGGATCAACTTCGCCAGGCTGGTGGCCATCCTGCGCGGCCCGTTCGTCTCGCAGAAGGTATTATCGCTCGCACAGCAGCACGTGCTGCTCGGCTCCGGCGCGCTGCCGCTGATCTGGTTCTGCGCGGTGCCCGTCGTCTTCCACATTGGCCTGATTTTCATACTCACCCGCTGCAACAGGCAGTAG